From Pantoea vagans:
TAGCGCCAGAACTGCATCAGCACCGGCTGGTCGAGCCCCAGGTCGTGACGCACCTGTTGATAGGTCGCTTCACTGGCGTGATCGCCAGCGATCTGCTGCACCGGATCAATCGGCGAGAGATGCGACAGCATAAAGGTGAAGGCGAGCAGGCCAAGCAGCGTGACCAGCAGCGACAACACGCTACCGATCAGCCGTCCGCCACGCTGCCAAAAAAGCCGGGCGAACCCGGCTGAAGGAACAGACTGTGCCATTACTTAGTGACCTGCGAGTAATACACCATGTCAGGGTTAATGCCCTGCACATAGCCTTTCAGGTTGTCGCGCAGGGCGATCAGGTTCTTCGCCTGCATGCCAATTACGTAAGGGGAGTTCTTCATCACTTCACGCTGCATCGCTTCATACAGCGCGATGCGCTTCTTCGGATCGCTTTCCGCCGTTGCCGCAATCACCTGCTTGTTCAGCTCAGGAATGTGCCAGTCTGAACGGAAGGCGATGGTTTTGCTGCCATCTTCCGGGTTGTAAGCAAACGAGGCGGCGTTGGTGTTCGGATCGAAATAGTCGGAGCCCCAGGCGTTCAGCGTCGCTTCATATTTATGCGCTTTCACGTTGGTTGAGACTTCGGAGCTCAGGCCCGGTACCACTTCCACTTTCACGCCCGCTTTGGCGAAGCTGCCCTGCAGCGCCTGAGCAATATCCAGATAAGGCGGCTGGTTGCTGGTGGAAAGCTTGAAGGTGACGTTGTTCAGGCCCGCTTTCTTCAGAATCGCTTTGGCTTTTTCCGGATCGTAGCTGTATGGCGTGTCGTTGATCGCGCCCAGGAAGCCTTTAGGCAGGAAGCTCTGATGCACGTCGAACTGACCTTTCAGCAGCTCATTAGCAATGCCTTTGTAGTCCCACAGGTAGCGTGCCGCTTCCCAGAAGGCCGGGTTCTTCATCGTCTCATTCGCGCCGATGTTGAACTGGATGTAGTAGAGCGACGCCATCGGAATCGCTTCTGTCTTCACGCCAGGTTTGCCGTTCAGGGCAGCAATCTGATCGGCACCCAGGTTACGGGCGATATCGGCATCACCCTGTTCCAGCAGCAGACGACGCGCAGCCGGTTCCGGTACGTTTTTGATCAGGATGTTCTTCATTTTTGGCGCACCCGCCGGTGAAGTCGGGTTGGCGCTGAGCAGTACCACCTGATGCATCACCACTTTGCGAATCTGATACGGACCGCTGCCCGCGGAGTGGGTTGCCAGCCAGGCGTTACCGAAGTCGCCGTTCTTCGCGTTCGCCATCGCCGTTTTTTCATCGACAATGGACGAGACCGGCGCAGAGAGCAGGCTCAGCACGTAGGTCGGGCTGACGTTGGCGGTCCAGCTGATCTGCACATGATTGTCGTCGACTTTTTTCAGGAAGCCATCGACGTTATCTTTGGTCCAGCCGAGCTGCGTCAGGATGAAAGAGGGATCGAGGTTCAGTTTCACCACGCGGCCCAGCGAGAAGATCACATCTTCCGGACGCAGCGGATTGCCGGTGGAGAATTTCGCATCTTTGCGCAGTTCAAAGGTCAGGCTGCGGTTGTCGCTGCCGGGCTGCCATGAGGTCGCCAGTGTGGGCTTCAGGTCCACCGGATTCTGCGGATCAGACTGAACCAGACGCTGATAGATATTCGTAAAAGCCTGGACGCTGGTCAGTTCAAACCCTTTGGCCGGGTCGAAGCTGTCGGCGTCGTCGGTAGATTGGGCAATCACCAGCGTATCTTTTGGTGTTGCGGCCTGTGCTGTGAAGACGGCAGCCAGCGTCAGCGCCAGCAGTGATGGAATTATAGTTTTCATGAAATTTCCTTGCCTCTAAAAAGTTACGCGAGTTTACGAAAGGGCCGATGCGAAGAATAGTCGAATATAGGCTAACCATATGCCAAAAGGTTATAAGTGTTAGGTTGTGGTTATAAGAAGATCGCCATGTTGTTACCGAAGCGGCAACCTGAGCAGAAACAAATCCTCAACGAAGCGGTTATTTATTCCTGAATCGCTTTACCCTAATATTCCTCTCTCTATAATAGCGGCAAATAACTTCAGGAGAATTCAGTTGGACAGTCACCCTAGATTAATTTTAATTCTGGCAAGCTGAATTTTCTCTGCTGCTTGCCAACCGGCGAGCAGCGATCCCCGCTTTAATTAACGATCGCGCTCCTTGTTTTTAATCCTGCCAGCTACAGGAGTGCACGTTATGCTGTTGTTTATCCTAGCCCTTTTTCCTCCACCCCGACTGGCGTAGCTCAGGCTGCGCCCGAACGCCGATATCAGACCTTTAAAACACAGCGCTTAACAGGCGTTACGTCATCCTGCGCGCGTCATTATTTTTCACGCAGGCGGAATAACGTCATTATTCCTGAAGGTCGCCTCATAAAATAACCCGGCCATGCCAGGTTTTATCCATGCACCTTATTTTGCGTGCAGGACAACTATTGCTTTAAATCAGGGAGATGTCGAAATGAGCGACATGAAACTGGAACAGGTTGCGATCACCTCATCCGGCAACCGTAACGATAAAAAAAGTAAAAAAATATTTGCTGTCGCACAGCAGGCAGGCCAGCACGTTGAGATGACGCTGGCGAACCTGCGCAGTCAGCGTCAGGGTCTGACTCAGGCTGAAGCGGCGAAACGACTGGATCTGTATGGCCGCAATGAAGTGGCACATGAGAAAGCACCACCGGCGCTGATTCAGCTGCTGATGGCGTTTAATAACCCATTTATCTACGTCCTGCTGGTCCTGGCGCTGGTGAGCTTCTTTACCGACTATATATTGCCGCTGCGCGCCGGTCAGGAGACCGATCTCTCCGGCGTCATCATCATCTGCACCATGGTGATGCTGAGCGGGCTGCTGCGCTTCTGGCAGGAGTTTCGGACCAACCGTGCCGCGCAGGCGCTGCAGTCACTGGTTCGCAGCCAGGTCACCGTGCTGCGGCGCGAGGCGGGGAGTGAAACCGCGCAGCGCCAGGATGTGGATATGAGTGAGCTGGTGCCGGGCGACATTATTCTGCTCAGCACTGGCGATCAGGTGCCTGCCGATGTGCGTCTGCTGAGCTCACGTAATCTGTTTATCAGTGAAGCGGTGCTGACCGGAGAATCGCTGCCGGTTGAAAAACACAGCAGCGATGCGGGTGTTGATGCCGAAGATCAGACCGCTCAGGAGCTGCTGGCGTCACCGAACATCTGCCTGATGGGCACCAGCGTGGCCAGCGGCACAGCCAGCGCCGTCGTCGTCGCGACCGGAGGCGAAACCTGGTTTGGTTCACTGGCCTCATCGCTGACCGGAAGTCGTCCACAGACCGCGTTTGACCGTGGGGTGAACAGCGTCAGTAAACTGCTGATCCGCTTTATGCTGGTGATGGTCCCGGTGGTGCTGCTGATTAACGGCTTCACCAAAGGGGACTGGATGGATGCCACGCTGTTCGCCCTGGCGGTTGCGGTCGGGCTGACCCCGGAAATGCTGCCGATGATTGTCAGCGCTAATCTGGCCAAAGGCGCCATTGCGATGTCCCGGCGTAAAGTGATCGTCAAAAAGCTCAACGCCATTCAGAACCTGGGCGCGATGGATGTGCTCTGCACCGATAAAACCGGCACGCTGACCCAGGACACTATCCTGCTGGCGCATCATCTGGATGCGCAGGGCAGTGAAGATGAGCAGGTGCTGCTGCTGGCCTGGCTTAACAGTGGCAGCCAGAGTGGCGCAAAAAACCTGATGGATCGCGCCGTGCTCTGCGCAGGCGATAAAGTCATTTCACAGACTCAGCGCAGCCAGTATCAGCTGGTTGATGAGCTGCCGTTTGATTTTACCCGCCGTCGGGTGTCGGTGCTGGTGGAGGATCTGACTCAGCATCGCTCGCATCTGATCTGCAAAGGCGCAGTTGAAG
This genomic window contains:
- a CDS encoding ABC transporter substrate-binding protein, which codes for MKTIIPSLLALTLAAVFTAQAATPKDTLVIAQSTDDADSFDPAKGFELTSVQAFTNIYQRLVQSDPQNPVDLKPTLATSWQPGSDNRSLTFELRKDAKFSTGNPLRPEDVIFSLGRVVKLNLDPSFILTQLGWTKDNVDGFLKKVDDNHVQISWTANVSPTYVLSLLSAPVSSIVDEKTAMANAKNGDFGNAWLATHSAGSGPYQIRKVVMHQVVLLSANPTSPAGAPKMKNILIKNVPEPAARRLLLEQGDADIARNLGADQIAALNGKPGVKTEAIPMASLYYIQFNIGANETMKNPAFWEAARYLWDYKGIANELLKGQFDVHQSFLPKGFLGAINDTPYSYDPEKAKAILKKAGLNNVTFKLSTSNQPPYLDIAQALQGSFAKAGVKVEVVPGLSSEVSTNVKAHKYEATLNAWGSDYFDPNTNAASFAYNPEDGSKTIAFRSDWHIPELNKQVIAATAESDPKKRIALYEAMQREVMKNSPYVIGMQAKNLIALRDNLKGYVQGINPDMVYYSQVTK
- the mgtA gene encoding magnesium-translocating P-type ATPase; translation: MSDMKLEQVAITSSGNRNDKKSKKIFAVAQQAGQHVEMTLANLRSQRQGLTQAEAAKRLDLYGRNEVAHEKAPPALIQLLMAFNNPFIYVLLVLALVSFFTDYILPLRAGQETDLSGVIIICTMVMLSGLLRFWQEFRTNRAAQALQSLVRSQVTVLRREAGSETAQRQDVDMSELVPGDIILLSTGDQVPADVRLLSSRNLFISEAVLTGESLPVEKHSSDAGVDAEDQTAQELLASPNICLMGTSVASGTASAVVVATGGETWFGSLASSLTGSRPQTAFDRGVNSVSKLLIRFMLVMVPVVLLINGFTKGDWMDATLFALAVAVGLTPEMLPMIVSANLAKGAIAMSRRKVIVKKLNAIQNLGAMDVLCTDKTGTLTQDTILLAHHLDAQGSEDEQVLLLAWLNSGSQSGAKNLMDRAVLCAGDKVISQTQRSQYQLVDELPFDFTRRRVSVLVEDLTQHRSHLICKGAVEEMLAVSVAVRQGDAIVALDAAQRAALLAQTERYHQQGYRVLLVATRDGELHAPLSDSDERDLVIQGMLTFRDPPKASAGKAIKALRDSGVTVKVLTGDNPLVTLRVCADVGLTDPAMLTGDQIEAMNDDELALEAERCTLFAQLTPLQKSRLVRLMQQNGHTVGFLGDGINDAPALRAADTGISVDSAADVAKASSDIILLEKDLQVLNEGVLKGRETFGNIIKYLNMTASSNFGNVFSLLVASAFIPFLPMLSIHLLIQNLMYDVSQLALPWDKVDREFLNKPRKWDAGNIKRFMLWMGPTSSIFDVTTFALMWFVFGANHAGVQSLFQSGWFIEGLLSQTLVVHMLRTRKIPFIQSRATLPVMLTTLAVMALGILIPFSPLGAMVGLVPLPWQYFPWLVLTLFSYCLVAQGMKRFYIRRFGQWF